The following are from one region of the Mycolicibacterium helvum genome:
- a CDS encoding glycosyltransferase — MTDTLPAEQRTAQTGQRGRYILDIVIPVYNEEDDLPGCVRRLHQYLRDEVPYRARIMVADNASTDDTLAVARQLSEELSDVEVLHLDEKGRGGALAAAWASSSADVVAYMDVDLSTHLSALMPLVAPLVSGHSDIAIGSRLAPSSRVVRGIKREVVSRGYNLLLRGLLGARFSDAQCGFKAVRTDVARQLLPLVADTGWFFDTELLVLAEKAGLRIHEVPVDWIDDPDSRVDILATAIEDLKGCWRVGRALTTGALPLRDLQAALGREPLVPGVPRGMVGQMVRFGLIGIASTIAYALLYLSLHPELGAQAANLTALLLTALANTAANRAFTFGIRGRAGAARHHVHGLLVFGFGLAITSGSLYLLHRFDPTVGKGVELSILVVANLVATLVRFVALRRVFGASTR, encoded by the coding sequence ATGACCGACACCCTGCCGGCCGAGCAGCGCACTGCTCAGACCGGCCAGCGGGGTCGCTACATTCTCGACATCGTCATCCCGGTGTACAACGAGGAGGACGACCTGCCGGGCTGCGTACGCCGGTTGCACCAGTATCTTCGTGACGAGGTGCCGTACCGCGCGCGAATCATGGTGGCCGACAACGCGAGCACCGACGACACACTGGCGGTGGCCCGCCAGCTCAGCGAGGAACTGTCCGACGTCGAGGTGCTTCATCTCGACGAAAAGGGTCGCGGTGGAGCGCTCGCCGCCGCGTGGGCTTCCTCGTCGGCCGACGTGGTGGCCTACATGGACGTCGACCTGTCCACCCATCTCTCGGCACTGATGCCGTTGGTGGCTCCGCTGGTATCCGGACATTCCGACATCGCCATCGGCTCGCGACTGGCCCCCTCATCACGGGTCGTTCGCGGAATCAAACGTGAAGTGGTGTCCCGTGGCTACAACCTGCTGCTGCGCGGGCTGCTCGGCGCCCGGTTCTCCGACGCCCAGTGCGGTTTCAAGGCGGTGCGCACCGACGTCGCGCGCCAGCTGCTGCCGCTGGTCGCCGACACCGGGTGGTTCTTCGACACCGAGCTGCTGGTGCTGGCCGAGAAGGCCGGCCTGCGGATCCATGAGGTGCCGGTCGACTGGATCGACGACCCGGACTCCCGGGTCGACATCCTGGCCACCGCGATCGAAGACCTCAAAGGCTGCTGGCGCGTGGGCCGGGCGCTGACCACCGGCGCCCTGCCGCTGCGCGACCTGCAGGCCGCACTCGGCCGCGAACCACTGGTGCCCGGGGTACCTCGCGGCATGGTCGGTCAGATGGTGCGGTTCGGTCTGATCGGCATCGCCAGCACCATTGCCTATGCGCTGCTCTATCTTTCGCTGCATCCCGAACTCGGTGCGCAGGCCGCCAACCTGACGGCACTGCTGCTGACCGCACTGGCCAACACCGCCGCCAACCGGGCCTTCACCTTCGGTATCCGCGGCCGTGCCGGTGCGGCCCGCCATCACGTCCATGGCCTGCTGGTCTTCGGCTTCGGACTTGCCATCACCAGTGGCTCGCTCTACCTGCTACACCGCTTCGACCCGACCGTCGGCAAAGGTGTCGAACTCTCAATTCTGGTCGTGGCCAATCTTGTCGCCACCCTTGTGCGCTTTGTGGCGCTTCGGCGGGTGTTCGGCGCCTCGACCCGCTGA
- a CDS encoding glycosyltransferase family 39 protein — translation MLLTGTAVLYLWDLDRSGWANAFYSAAAQAGAQSWKALLFGSSDAANSITVDKPPLSLWLPSLAIRMFGLNTWSILVPQALIGVGSVALLWGTVRRSFGETAALIAGTVLALTPVAVTIFRFNNPDALLVLLMIAAVWALLRAVDDGRLRWLLLCGACLGLGYLTKQLEVALVIPALAVTYLLAGPRSLLARAGQLILGLGAAVVAAGWWVLLVQLWPAGKRPWIGGTQTNSILELTLRYNGIGRLNGDEPGSTGSPGFISPVHLGGRTSGHPWGQPGIGRLFEPEQIGGIGWLLPAALVFAIALLVWCARAPRRDGQRAAVGVWVLWLLTTGLVFSFMAGIFHPYYTVALAPPLAALIGIGTVVCWREREKSWAKGVLATVVVLTTATSVLVLRHVRDYHPWLRWAVPVGAVVLLAAMIRRIPTPLIVAVAALVALGGQAAYSVTTVVRGNVGAMPIAGPVPRVVTAMTKGIGPVQRAEIRAATGPGFLLPAGSPGSGMHLAGCTLLDSGVPDRRLVDLLDANAQRYTWVAATIGSVCAAGYQLASGYPVMPVGGFNGTDPSPAPDAFLRLALSKRIHYFIVTNPVHEDRWGHLDSNALIQQWVQRNFTPMYVGRVLIYDLTT, via the coding sequence ATGTTGTTGACTGGCACGGCGGTACTCTACCTGTGGGACCTGGACCGGTCGGGCTGGGCCAACGCGTTCTACTCCGCGGCCGCCCAGGCCGGCGCACAATCCTGGAAAGCACTCCTGTTTGGTTCGTCGGATGCGGCCAACTCGATCACCGTCGACAAACCCCCACTGTCACTGTGGCTTCCGTCGTTGGCCATCCGCATGTTCGGCCTCAACACGTGGAGCATTCTGGTACCCCAAGCCCTCATCGGGGTCGGGTCGGTGGCGCTGCTGTGGGGCACCGTGCGCCGGTCGTTCGGGGAGACGGCCGCACTGATCGCCGGCACGGTGCTGGCGCTGACTCCGGTGGCGGTGACGATCTTCCGCTTCAACAACCCCGACGCTCTGTTGGTCTTGCTGATGATCGCCGCGGTGTGGGCGCTGCTGCGGGCAGTCGACGACGGCCGGCTGCGCTGGCTGTTGCTCTGCGGTGCCTGCCTGGGGCTGGGGTATCTGACCAAACAGCTCGAGGTCGCACTCGTGATCCCGGCGCTGGCGGTCACCTATCTGCTGGCCGGACCGCGATCGCTGCTCGCCCGCGCCGGGCAGCTGATACTCGGACTCGGTGCGGCCGTGGTCGCCGCGGGGTGGTGGGTGCTGCTGGTGCAGCTGTGGCCGGCGGGCAAGCGGCCGTGGATCGGTGGGACGCAGACCAACTCGATTCTCGAGCTGACGTTGCGCTACAACGGGATCGGCCGGCTCAACGGTGACGAGCCGGGCAGCACCGGTTCACCGGGTTTCATCTCACCGGTCCACCTGGGTGGCCGGACGTCGGGACATCCCTGGGGGCAGCCCGGGATCGGCCGGCTGTTCGAACCGGAGCAGATCGGTGGTATCGGCTGGCTGTTGCCTGCCGCACTGGTCTTCGCGATCGCGCTGCTCGTCTGGTGCGCCCGCGCGCCGCGGCGAGACGGGCAGCGGGCCGCGGTGGGTGTCTGGGTGTTGTGGCTGCTGACGACTGGGCTGGTGTTCAGCTTCATGGCCGGTATCTTCCATCCGTATTACACGGTTGCGCTGGCCCCGCCGCTCGCGGCGTTGATCGGCATCGGGACTGTCGTGTGTTGGCGGGAACGTGAAAAAAGCTGGGCCAAGGGTGTATTGGCGACAGTTGTGGTGCTCACCACGGCGACATCGGTGCTCGTGCTGCGGCATGTGCGCGATTACCATCCATGGCTGCGGTGGGCGGTCCCGGTCGGTGCGGTCGTGCTGCTGGCCGCGATGATCCGCCGCATCCCGACACCGCTGATCGTCGCGGTCGCGGCGCTGGTTGCTCTCGGTGGCCAGGCCGCCTACAGCGTCACGACGGTGGTACGCGGCAACGTTGGTGCGATGCCGATCGCCGGACCGGTTCCCCGGGTCGTGACCGCGATGACCAAGGGCATCGGACCAGTCCAGCGGGCTGAGATTCGGGCGGCCACCGGACCCGGATTCCTGCTGCCAGCAGGATCACCCGGCTCTGGGATGCATCTGGCGGGGTGCACGCTGCTGGACTCGGGTGTGCCCGACCGGCGCCTGGTCGACCTACTCGACGCCAATGCGCAGCGGTACACCTGGGTGGCCGCCACCATCGGATCGGTCTGTGCGGCGGGCTATCAACTGGCCAGCGGCTACCCGGTGATGCCTGTCGGTGGCTTCAACGGCACCGATCCATCGCCGGCACCCGATGCCTTCCTGCGTCTCGCGTTGTCCAAGCGGATCCACTATTTCATCGTCACCAACCCGGTGCACGAGGACCGCTGGGGGCACCTGGACTCCAATGCGCTCATCCAGCAATGGGTTCAGCGCAACTTCACGCCCATGTATGTCGGCAGGGTACTGATCTACGACCTGACGACGTAG
- a CDS encoding SDR family NAD(P)-dependent oxidoreductase, with protein MNEKPLAGFGTVVVGGSRGIGGAVSALLADLGAGVVVNGRDATAAEVTVATINNAGGRAVAHAGSAADEAVAEDLITLCEKEFGAVDALVNCAGAPEPPGSSILRVTPAEFRDLIDVHLGTVFATCRAAAPKMVARGRGAIVNTSSFAFLGDYGGTGYPAGKGAVNGLTMAIAAELAEHGVRANVVCPGAKTRLSSGTDYEEQIASLQRRGMLDEVSAQGALDAPAPEYVAAMYAYLVSDLASKITGQIFIAAGGFVGRFDRPSPSLIGYRDHHGSPPWSIDEIAAMLA; from the coding sequence GTGAATGAGAAGCCGCTAGCAGGGTTCGGCACGGTCGTCGTCGGCGGCTCGCGAGGTATCGGCGGCGCCGTCTCGGCATTGCTGGCCGACCTCGGTGCGGGTGTGGTGGTCAATGGCCGCGATGCGACGGCCGCTGAAGTGACAGTCGCCACCATCAACAACGCCGGTGGGCGTGCCGTGGCTCACGCCGGTTCGGCGGCCGACGAGGCCGTCGCCGAGGACTTGATCACGCTGTGCGAGAAAGAGTTCGGCGCGGTCGACGCGCTGGTCAACTGTGCGGGGGCACCCGAGCCCCCTGGGTCGTCGATCCTGCGTGTCACACCGGCCGAGTTCCGCGACCTCATCGACGTACACCTTGGCACCGTGTTCGCCACCTGCCGTGCGGCAGCACCGAAGATGGTGGCCAGGGGCCGCGGCGCCATCGTCAACACCAGTTCCTTTGCGTTCCTGGGTGATTACGGTGGCACCGGATATCCGGCAGGCAAGGGCGCGGTGAACGGGCTGACCATGGCCATCGCAGCGGAATTGGCCGAGCACGGGGTGCGGGCGAATGTGGTATGCCCGGGCGCGAAGACTCGGCTGTCCAGCGGAACCGACTACGAGGAACAGATCGCCTCGCTGCAGCGGCGTGGCATGCTCGACGAGGTCAGCGCTCAAGGAGCCCTCGACGCGCCCGCGCCCGAATATGTCGCCGCGATGTACGCCTACCTGGTCAGCGACCTCGCCAGCAAGATCACCGGACAGATCTTCATCGCCGCAGGCGGTTTCGTCGGTCGATTCGATCGACCCTCCCCCAGTCTGATCGGCTACCGGGATCACCACGGCAGCCCACCCTGGTCGATCGACGAGATCGCGGCGATGTTGGCCTGA
- a CDS encoding ketosteroid isomerase family protein has product MTTTELTPALAASQASWKCVMSHNREGWLALMADDVVIEDPIGQAITNPDGDGVRGKEAVAGFYDSNISINNLRVTCEETFPSSSPYEVAHILVLRSQFEGGLTSTVRGVFTYKVNDAGLITNMRGYWNMDGMQFGQASTDGE; this is encoded by the coding sequence ATGACCACTACCGAACTGACACCAGCGCTGGCCGCCTCGCAGGCATCCTGGAAGTGCGTGATGTCGCACAACCGGGAAGGGTGGCTGGCCCTGATGGCCGACGACGTCGTCATCGAAGATCCGATCGGGCAGGCCATCACCAACCCTGACGGGGACGGTGTGCGGGGCAAGGAGGCCGTCGCGGGCTTCTACGACTCGAATATCTCGATCAACAACCTTCGCGTCACCTGCGAAGAGACGTTCCCGTCCAGCTCACCCTACGAGGTGGCCCACATCCTGGTGCTGCGCAGCCAGTTCGAGGGCGGTCTCACCAGCACGGTGCGGGGCGTGTTCACCTACAAGGTCAACGACGCCGGTCTGATCACCAACATGCGCGGCTACTGGAATATGGACGGCATGCAGTTCGGCCAGGCTTCAACCGACGGTGAATGA
- a CDS encoding oxidoreductase: MNAFPNLLRPGQIGRMELRNRFVMSPMETMYGAPDGLPSERTCDYFAARAKGGVGLITVGATGIDPLHPETPGGLHLGTDEAVSAHRALVDAVHEHGAKIQPQIVHAGPDGLGPEMHGVTSLGPSVIPSYLTGRPSAEVTTAQLTEIIDLFKAAVRRAAEAGYDGIELHAAHGYMFLGSFLAPQRNRRTDDYRGDSVNGRIAVVLQTLAAIRSEIGDALPITLRISGYERVAGGRPSYETAQVAPQLVAAGVDAFHVSGGVIDRLVTGMVNAADDGDAINVGAAAAVKQVVDVPVIAVGRIHDPVRAEQILAEGRADFIAMGRPMLADPELAAKVRAGHVDRVRRCISCENCIDAMEQRFSVDCAVNPRTGKERELAAHPVTHRKRVVVIGGGPGGLEAARVAAERGHRVSLFERNAQLGGALVWASILHPENEPFLNYLRSEIACSTASVELSHPVDAEEIAALDPDAVIVATGATMVVPAIEGDHCPGVHSGPALNELLASGARPPIGRRVVIVGGGLASIQLAELLAAQDRFVTVLEAGRTIAPEVGLKRRTEHMDRLDRLAVPVHVRAEVHRITDDSVAFTPYGGTHRELSADSVIIAGYPEADTALFDALTDRLPSAKLHAVGDCAGLGLIRKATEDGARAACSI, encoded by the coding sequence ATGAATGCCTTCCCGAATCTGTTGCGGCCCGGCCAGATCGGCCGGATGGAACTGCGCAACAGGTTCGTGATGTCTCCGATGGAGACCATGTACGGCGCCCCCGACGGGCTTCCGTCGGAACGCACCTGCGACTATTTCGCCGCCCGCGCCAAGGGCGGGGTCGGATTGATCACCGTGGGCGCCACCGGCATCGACCCCCTGCACCCGGAGACTCCGGGTGGGCTGCACCTCGGCACCGACGAGGCGGTGAGTGCGCACCGCGCGCTGGTCGACGCGGTTCATGAGCATGGCGCGAAGATCCAGCCGCAGATCGTGCACGCCGGCCCTGATGGGCTGGGCCCGGAGATGCACGGCGTCACTTCCCTTGGCCCGTCGGTGATTCCGTCCTACTTGACCGGGCGCCCGTCTGCCGAGGTGACCACTGCGCAGCTGACCGAAATCATCGACCTGTTCAAGGCAGCGGTCCGGCGCGCCGCAGAGGCGGGCTACGATGGCATCGAACTGCACGCCGCCCACGGCTATATGTTCCTGGGCTCCTTCCTTGCCCCGCAACGTAACCGGCGCACCGATGACTACCGCGGCGATTCGGTCAACGGCCGGATCGCGGTGGTGCTGCAGACGCTGGCGGCCATCAGGTCCGAGATCGGTGACGCCCTGCCCATCACCCTGCGGATCTCGGGCTACGAGCGGGTGGCCGGCGGGCGCCCGAGCTACGAAACTGCGCAGGTGGCACCGCAACTGGTGGCCGCCGGGGTCGACGCCTTTCACGTGAGCGGCGGTGTGATCGACCGGCTGGTCACCGGGATGGTCAACGCCGCCGACGACGGCGATGCGATCAATGTCGGCGCCGCCGCGGCAGTCAAGCAGGTGGTCGACGTGCCGGTGATCGCGGTGGGCCGCATTCACGACCCAGTTCGCGCCGAGCAGATCCTGGCCGAGGGCCGGGCGGACTTCATCGCCATGGGACGACCTATGCTCGCCGACCCCGAACTGGCCGCCAAGGTCCGGGCCGGACATGTCGACCGGGTTCGCCGCTGCATTTCGTGTGAGAACTGCATCGACGCCATGGAACAACGGTTTTCGGTCGACTGCGCGGTCAACCCCCGCACCGGCAAGGAACGGGAGCTGGCAGCGCACCCCGTCACCCACCGCAAGCGTGTCGTGGTCATCGGCGGCGGGCCGGGTGGCCTCGAAGCCGCCAGGGTGGCCGCCGAACGCGGGCACCGGGTCAGCTTGTTCGAGCGGAACGCGCAACTCGGTGGGGCGTTGGTGTGGGCGTCGATCCTGCACCCCGAGAACGAACCGTTCCTGAACTACCTGCGTAGCGAAATCGCATGCAGCACGGCGTCGGTGGAGCTGTCGCACCCGGTCGACGCCGAGGAGATCGCGGCCCTGGATCCCGATGCGGTCATCGTGGCGACCGGCGCCACCATGGTGGTGCCCGCCATCGAGGGCGATCACTGTCCGGGCGTACACAGCGGCCCCGCCCTCAACGAGCTGCTGGCCAGCGGAGCCCGTCCGCCAATAGGCCGGCGCGTCGTCATCGTGGGCGGCGGCCTCGCCTCGATCCAGCTCGCCGAATTATTGGCGGCCCAGGACCGATTCGTCACAGTTCTGGAGGCGGGTCGCACCATCGCCCCCGAGGTCGGTCTCAAACGCCGCACCGAGCACATGGACCGGCTCGACCGCCTGGCCGTTCCGGTGCATGTCCGCGCCGAGGTGCACCGCATCACCGACGACTCAGTGGCGTTCACTCCGTACGGCGGCACCCACCGGGAACTGTCTGCCGACAGCGTGATCATCGCCGGGTATCCCGAGGCGGACACCGCGCTGTTCGACGCGCTCACCGACCGGCTGCCCAGCGCCAAGCTGCATGCCGTCGGCGATTGCGCCGGGCTGGGACTCATCCGCAAAGCCACTGAAGATGGCGCTCGCGCCGCCTGCAGTATCTGA
- a CDS encoding NDMA-dependent alcohol dehydrogenase, whose amino-acid sequence MKTKGALIWEFNQPWSIEEIEIGDPVKDEVKIQMEASGMCHSDHHLVTGGIPMFGFPVLGGHEGAGVVTEVGPGVEGLEPGDHVVLSFIPSCGACPSCQAGMRNLCDLGAGLLGGQAVSDGTHRITAKGQPVFPMTLLGTFSPYMVVHKSSVVKIDKSIPFEVACLVGCGVTTGYGSAVRSGDVRPGDDVAIVGVGGVGMSALQGAVNAGARYVFAIDPVEWKRDQALKFGATHVYPDIESAAAGIAETTWGLMAKKVIVTVGELHGKDVDSYLGITSKGGTCVLTAMGSIMENEANINLAMLTLMQKNLQGTIFGGGNPHFDIPQLLSMYKAGKLNLDDMVTRQYKLEQINDGYKDMLEGRNIRGVIRYTDEDR is encoded by the coding sequence GTGAAGACAAAAGGTGCTCTCATCTGGGAGTTCAACCAGCCGTGGTCGATCGAGGAAATCGAGATCGGCGACCCGGTCAAGGACGAAGTCAAAATCCAGATGGAAGCTTCGGGCATGTGTCACTCGGACCATCACCTGGTCACCGGTGGCATCCCGATGTTCGGTTTCCCCGTGCTCGGCGGGCACGAAGGCGCCGGCGTCGTCACCGAGGTCGGACCGGGTGTTGAGGGTCTCGAGCCCGGCGATCACGTCGTGCTGTCCTTCATCCCGTCCTGCGGTGCATGTCCGTCCTGTCAGGCCGGTATGCGCAATCTCTGCGATCTGGGCGCCGGGCTGCTCGGTGGGCAGGCCGTCTCCGACGGCACCCACCGCATCACAGCCAAGGGTCAGCCCGTCTTCCCGATGACACTGCTGGGCACGTTCTCGCCCTACATGGTCGTCCACAAGAGCTCGGTGGTGAAGATCGACAAGTCCATCCCGTTCGAGGTGGCCTGCCTGGTGGGCTGCGGTGTCACCACGGGCTACGGCTCAGCGGTACGCAGCGGCGATGTCCGTCCCGGTGACGACGTGGCGATCGTCGGCGTCGGCGGCGTCGGTATGTCCGCGCTGCAGGGTGCGGTCAACGCGGGCGCCCGCTACGTCTTCGCGATCGACCCGGTGGAGTGGAAGCGTGATCAAGCGCTGAAGTTTGGTGCCACCCATGTCTACCCCGACATCGAGTCGGCGGCCGCGGGCATCGCGGAGACCACGTGGGGCTTGATGGCCAAGAAGGTCATCGTCACGGTGGGCGAGCTGCACGGCAAGGATGTCGACAGCTACCTGGGCATCACGTCCAAGGGCGGCACCTGCGTGCTGACCGCGATGGGCAGCATCATGGAGAACGAAGCCAATATCAACCTGGCCATGCTCACCCTGATGCAGAAGAACCTGCAGGGCACCATCTTCGGTGGCGGCAACCCGCACTTCGACATCCCGCAGCTGCTGTCGATGTACAAAGCGGGCAAGCTCAACCTCGACGATATGGTCACCCGCCAGTACAAACTCGAGCAGATCAACGACGGCTACAAGGACATGCTCGAGGGCCGCAACATCCGCGGCGTCATCCGCTACACCGACGAGGACCGCTGA